A stretch of Aspergillus nidulans FGSC A4 chromosome VI DNA encodes these proteins:
- a CDS encoding putative nucleoside-diphosphate-sugar epimerases (transcript_id=CADANIAT00009618), producing the protein MRLILTGATGVVGSAALNHILSLPAGEISALYIISRSPVPAAENKPNVTVIQHTNYNEYPQELLDKLKGADGCIWAQGISQTLVTKEEYIKITLDYPLAAAKAFSTLSDSFNFVYVSGEGATQTPGMFTPLFGRVKGQAETALLNLSTKYPSLKPFCVRPAYVDTANDPETLKARLRRPDQQSFKAKSIHAIFGPLMRNVLTKSDSPTEHLGKFLTDLAKGDGKPLSGEGVAGGGRIIPNVVFRRVAGI; encoded by the exons ATGCGTCTTATCCTCACTGGTGCCACAGGCGTTGTCGGCTCCGCAGCCCTCAACCACATCCTCAGCCTCCCTGCGGGCGAGATTTCAGCGCTGTACATCATCAGCCGCAGTCCAGTGCCGGCCGCAGAAAACAAACCCAATGTCACTGTCATCCAGCACACGAACTATAACGAGTACCCGCAGGAGCTGTTGGACAAGCTGAAGGGGGCGGATGGGTGTATCTGGGCGCAGGGAATATCGCAGACGTTGGTTACGAAGGA GGAGTATATCAAAATCACGCTAGACTACCCTCTTGCCGCAGCAAAGGCATTCTCGACATTATCTGACTCGTTCAATTTCGTCTATGTCTCTGGAGAGGGT GCGACCCAAACCCCGGGCATGTTCACACCCCTCTTCGGCCGCGTGAAAGGTCAAGCCGAAACTGCTCTGCTCAATCTCTCCACAAAGTATCCCAGCCTCAAACCGTTCTGCGTGCGTCCGGCCTACGTGGACACGGCGAACGACCCTGAGACTCTCAAAGCTAGACTGCGACGGCCAGATCAGCAATCTTTCAAGGCTAAATCAATACATGCAATCTTTGGCCCGCTAATGCGAAATGTGCTCACAAAGAGCGATTCGCCGACAGAGCACCTAGGGAAGTTCTTGACAGACCTTGCGAAAGGTGATGGGAAGCCTTTGTCTGGTGAGGGAGTTGCCGGGGGTGGAAGGATCATCCCAAACGTCGTTTTCCGGCGGGTTGCTGGGATCTAG
- a CDS encoding Zn(II)2Cys6 transcription factor (transcript_id=CADANIAT00009619) yields MLRIRHVKCDEVKPFCNQCQKSGRKCDGYDNASQTQLRARIAERQKPLNRDTLGADHRLVLRQGTRTERRYIDFFYTRTSHAFAGFYDSKLWSYLIPQFAEHEPSVRHAMTAIGALHERFQLSAVAGSAVLTVNGSAPTEQFVLEEYNKSIQTLVKSLTAHSQGGSINLALTTCCLFICLEMLRENRKEALDHIEAGLRIIHKHEQLTSIGSGCTSELYQQLRDLFLRLNLQASFMGRLLVPINVDSPGTRNGHIFTDLTEARSHLDRLMTKALRFIRSVGILREERPPVVQAQFEAERDQICEELLSWRWSHDKLLDRHGLEIQQSDLRASLLLRIYYQAALLWVCVALDRDENGHDNFTADFESLISNAEEILRLSSPTRGAEKARVKDAESAFSLEGGIIAPMYYAAVRCRNPFLRRRALNILFQHSKREGMWNARLCAQVTKVVVEVEESQCPEPPTSEKDIGPLARVYEVVQLKEIKANPTQAVLYMKPEGVNGPWKTRSIMVAW; encoded by the coding sequence ATGCTTAGAATCCGACATGTGAAATGCGACGAGGTCAAGCCCTTCTGCAACCAATGCCAAAAATCCGGCCGCAAATGCGACGGGTACGATAACGCCTCGCAAACTCAACTTCGCGCGCGCATTGCCGAGCGTCAGAAGCCACTTAATCGAGACACTCTTGGGGCGGACCATCGACTCGTTCTACGGCAAGGAACGAGAACAGAGAGGCGCTATATCGACTTCTTCTACACGCGGACCTCGCATGCGTTTGCAGGATTCTATGATAGCAAGCTCTGGTCGTACCTTATACCACAGTTTGCGGAGCACGAGCCCAGCGTGAGACATGCTATGACTGCTATCGGCGCGCTCCATGAACGGTTCCAGCTTAGTGCAGTAGCTGGGAGCGCGGTTCTGACGGTAAATGGGTCAGCGCCGACAGAGCAGTTCGTGCTGGAGGAGTATAACAAGTCAATCCAGACTCTGGTCAAGTCTCTCACTGCACACAGTCAAGGAGGGAGTATCAATTTGGCGTTGACGACATGTTGTCTGTTTATCTGCCTGGAGATGTTACGAGAAAACCGGAAAGAAGCACTAGATCATATAGAGGCAGGACTACGAATTATCCACAAGCATGAGCAATTAACATCAATTGGTTCTGGTTGTACCAGCGAGCTGTATCAACAACTCCGCGACCTTTTCCTTCGACTTAACCTTCAAGCATCCTTCATGGGCCGCCTGCTGGTCCCAATAAACGTGGACTCACCAGGCACCAGAAATGGACACATCTTTACTGACCTGACCGAAGCAAGGTCCCATCTCGATCGTCTGATGACAAAGGCCCTCCGCTTCATCCGCTCCGTCGGCATCTTGCGCGAAGAACGACCGCCGGTGGTACAGGCCCAGTTCGAAGCAGAACGCGACCAGATTTGTGAGGAACTGCTGTCTTGGCGATGGTCCCACGATAAACTCCTCGACAGACACGGGCTGGAAATCCAACAGTCAGACCTCCGCGCCTCCCTTTTACTGCGTATATATTACCAGGCTGCCTTGCTATGGGTCTGTGTCGCGTTGGACCGAGACGAAAACGGACACGATAATTTCACCGCGGATTTCGAGTCGCTTATATCCAACGCGGAAGAAATCCTTCGCCTTTCCTCGCCCACGCGAGGCGCGGAGAAAGCAAGAGTGAAAGACGCTGAATCAGCCTTCTCACTAGAGGGCGGAATAATCGCACCCATGTACTACGCCGCCGTCCGCTGCCGCAACCCCTTCCTCCGCCGGCGCGCCCTCAATATTCTCTTCCAACACTCCAAGCGCGAAGGAATGTGGAATGCACGACTTTGTGCGCAGGTTACGAAAGTCGTTGTCGAAGTTGAGGAAAGTCAGTGTCCGGAGCCACCGACGAGCGAAAAGGACATCGGCCCATTGGCAAGGGTGTATGAAGTTGTTCAGCTGAAGGAAATCAAGGCCAATCCGACACAGGCTGTGCTTTATATGAAGCCTGAAGGAGTGAATGGCCCGTGGAAAACGAGGAGTATTATGGTTGCGTGGTGA
- a CDS encoding oxysterol-binding protein related protein OSH3 (transcript_id=CADANIAT00009615) has product MGLKQIRWVGRCEADKIVQGTYDVPPNEGGNYALVFDNTFSKQISKTVTLVLLTYPTALPPQSVPTTHAASQPGGDTESSSSRRRGNSIMAKMPPQIQVQEGDGTTIHTGLLLKRRRKRHQGWARRFFSLDFSTSTLSYFHDANSATLRGSIPLSLAAVACNETSREISIDSGTEVWHLRARNESEFTSWKRVLEKASSSKGAGDEGHSPRHLHPSTALQFPPQRHVTNEAEEREWARVAELVGRVSGSRDAVRRLAKDTDPKYMTSGPSRGRPGRSPSPHPGETNGDERRPFWKRKASNAAPNKLSAPSDTSLDRKPAVLASSEQTNGVHDSLMALLRDLDYVVSEFSTLISESQQRRQPPQLTAQSRMSVESDRSEEFFDAVDATDSQLLTIKGDSDEDTVADAQADVVADDAPSDSDDDSTEAGGTGAAHDQHSPLFPARPKTLTPLPLDTVPRRNNIPAPTVMPPSLIGFLRKNVGKDLSQISMPVSSNEPLSLLQRAAEIMEYSALLDKAAQISDANERHLYVTAFALSSLSSSRVRERAIRKPFNPMLGETFELVREDMGFRFVAEKVSHRPVQLAYQADSKDWSLAQCPRPSQKFWGKSAEIVTEGKLRITLHSTGEHFSLTPATSFLRNIIAGEKYVEPVGEMTVLNETTGSRSISTFKAGGMFSGRSEEVTTKLLDSTGREMPVSLSGTWTSSLSLSGGSSGTSTIWTAGALVPNAPKHYGLPAFAAALNEITPIEKGKIPATDSRLRPDQRALEDGDVDRAEEVKVQLEEAQRARRRDMEAAGESWKPRWFTKVDETADGEIVWRLKGGKDGYWEERINNCKSRETLRQHAPE; this is encoded by the exons ATGGGTCTGAAGCAGATTCGATGGGTTGGCAGATGTGAGGCGGATAAGATTGTCCAGGGGACATATGATGTGCCCCCTAACGAGGGCGGAAATTACGCACTTGTCTTTGACAACACATTTTCGAAGCAAATATCCAAAACCGTGACCCTCGTTCTTCTTACTTACCCAACTGCTCTACCTCCACAATCGGTTCCTACTACACATGCGGCCAGCCAACCAGGTGGTGATACCGAGTCCTCATCGTCGCGCCGGCGGGGCAATAGCATAATGGCCAAAATGCCGCCGCAAATCCAGGTCCAGGAGGGAGATGGGACAACAATACACACCGGGCTTCTGCTCAAGCGTCGCCGTAAGCGCCATCAGGGATGGGCGCGGCGGTTCTTCTCCCTCGACTTTTCGACGTCTACGCTGTCCTATTTCCACGACGCCAACTCTGCTACTCTGCGTGGCTCAATTCCGTTGAGTCTAGCCGCTGTGGCCTGCAATGAGACTTCTCGCGAGATCTCCATCGACTCCGGAACTGAAGTATGGCATCTACGCGCTCGCAATGAGTCCGAATTTACGTCCTGGAAGCGCGTCTTGGAGAAggcctcatcctccaagGGCGCCGGCGATGAGGGTCATTCCCCGAGACATCTGCACCCAAGCACGGCACTTCAATTCCCCCCTCAGCGCCATGTGACAAATGAGGCCGAGGAGCGCGAATGGGCGCGGGTCGCTGAACTGGTAGGCCGAGTCTCGGGATCACGGGATGCTGTCCGCCGTCTAGCCAAGGACACCGACCCCAAATACATGACCTCTGGACCGTCCCGTGGACGGCCTGGGAGGTCTCCTAGCCCCCACCCTGGGGAGACAAATGGTGACGAGAGGAGGCCATTCTGGAAACGAAAGGCTTCTAATGCAGCCCCGAACAAACTGTCTGCACCGAGTGATACTTCGCTTGATCGGAAGCCAGCCGTGCTGGCAAGTTCAGAGCAAACCAATGGCGTACACGATAGCCTCATGGCTCTTTTGCGTGACCTAGATTATGTCGTCAGCGAATTTTCGACTTTAATTTCGGAAAGCCAACAACGTCGTCAGCCCCCTCAGCTAACTGCGCAGTCGCGAATGAGCGTAGAGTCAGATAGATCTGAGGAATTTTTTGACGCGGTCGACGCCACCGATTCTCAATTGCTCACTATCAAAggcgacagcgacgaggataCAGTAGCAGATGCCCAAGCAGATGTCGTTGCTGACGATGCGCCGTCCGATAGCGACGATGATTCTACGGAAGCCGGGGGCACGGGTGCTGCGCACGACCAACACTCTCCATTATTCCCAGCGCGACCAAAAACCCTTACTCCGCTGCCACTCGACACGGTTCCTCGGCGGAATAACATCCCTGCACCGACAGTGATGCCGCCTAGCTTGATTGGGTTTCTTCGCAAGAACGTCGGCAAAGACCTCTCGCAAATTTCAATGCCCGTATCTTCCAACGAGCCTCTTTCCTTACTTCAACGCGCCGCCGAGATCATGGAATACTCGGCCCTCCTCGACAAGGCCGCACAAATCAGCGATGCAAACGAGCGACACCTTTATGTAACTGCAttcgccctctcctccttgTCCAGCAGCCGCGTTAGAGAACGAGCAATCCGTAAACCATTTAACCCTATGCTTGGCGAAACGTTTGAGCTCGTTCGTGAAGACATGGGCTTCCGGTTTGTCGCCGAAAAGGTCTCCCACCGCCCTGTTCAACTCGCCTATCAAGCAGACAGTAAAGACTGGAGTCTTGCTCAGTGCCCGCGTCCCTCGCAAAAGTTCTGGGGAAAATCTGCTGAAATTGTCACGGAGGGCAAGCTCCGCATTACCCTTCACTCAACAGGCGAGCACTTCTCCTTGACTCCAGCAACCTCATTTCTCCGCAATATCATCGCCGGCGAAAAATACGTTGAACCAGTCGGCGAAATGACAGTGCTCAATGAGACAACGGGAAGTCGCTCAATCTCCACCTTTAAGGCGGGCGGCATGTTCTCCGGCCGCTCGGAGGAAGTGACTACTAAACTGCTCGACTCTACCGGCCGCGAAATGCCCGTCTCGCTTTCAGGCACATGGacttcctctctttctttatCCGGCGGCTCTTCCGGAACCTCCACAATCTGGACAGCAGGGGCCCTTGTCCCCAACGCCCCCAAACACTATGGCCTTCCTGCCTTTGCTGCAGCGCTGAACGAAATCACGCCGattgagaaaggaaagattcCCGCCACGGACTCACGACTGCGCCCTGATCAGCGCGCTCTCGAAGACGGCGACGTCGACCGCGCAGAGGAAGTTAAAGTGCAGCTTGAGGAGGCGCAGCGCGCTCGGAGACGCGATATGGAAGCGGCCGGGGAGAGTTGGAAACCgagatggtttactaaggTTGATGAGACGGCTGATGGCGAGATCGTTTGGCGGTTGAAGGGTGGCAAGGACGGATATTGGGAGGAGAGAA TAAACAACTGCAAGTCACGAGAAACCCTTCGCCAGCATGCTCCAGAGTAA
- the spt6 gene encoding chromatin-remodeling histone chaperone SPT6 (transcript_id=CADANIAT00009616), whose translation MSARDFVEGEAMLDEEENEEELVDDYGDGEERLETGGNHYDSSEEDEDEDDDEDAVRAVREGFIVDEDEEEEERAERRRERRKRRREEREREDEHLDEEDLELIGELNPGLQYAAAADSKFKRLKRGHKDRDSRQPSQAINDFFNSDEEDEPAPDYGRHRRHPGDEMDDFIEEDVFSDDELQREREDLEVARPRKTIGFGATDTTGLDENALEDMRAAFGDGNEYDFALAMEEEEEQQEEDVEKHLDLKDVFEPSQLAEKMLTEEDNQIRLIDEPERHQIARKPYRNVVLSEDQFREEAAWIANLMLLKKRLEPELREPFQRSVAKVLEFLVTDDWEVPFIFQHRKDYMIHTVKVPVNGASADDSSSQYTIKAEKLLNMTDLWDIFDYDLKFKALVEKRNTIQKTYDNIRSVFSVEDPIVEEMLPIATTMEELQDIQDYLHFQYASQIRDLTLTNGDTNGEVQRRKALTRNFFERVRNSKAYGLVRAFGITADAFAQNALKEGRRQYTEDASERPEDMADGLVDNDFNNSSQVLKAAKGMFAEEIVMSPKMRKVIRQAYYMNGAVDCFRTEKGLRRIDEQHPYYEFKYLRDQQLSDIARSPELFLRMLKAEEEGLIEVKVRFENFENFRKRLYPNIESDNYSELADSWNRLRREAVDLALGKLERVINRSVKENIRQECENHVAKECREAFSQRLDQAPYKPKGMILGTVPRVLALSTGTGIIGRAPIHWAYVEEDGRVLENGKFTDLSLGDKDRGIADGKDLEALVELVNRRRPDVIGVSGMSPETRRLYKLLTEIVDAKDLRGALYTDDRDEEVSDRLEVVIVNDEVARLYQNSDRAKKDHPSFAPLTHYCVGLAKYLQSPLKEYASLGRDIVSIQFKPGQQLVAQELLLKQLETALVDMVNLVGVDINEAVSDPATANLLPYVCGLGPRKAAHLLKIVNMTGGVVNSRFSLLGVGVQYPAMGVKVWNNSASFLYIDYESADADSDPLDNTRVHPEDYDIARKMAADALELDEEDIKAETDENGPGAIVRKLFREDAQDRVNDLILEEYAEQLEKNLNQRKRATLETIRAELQQPYEELRKHFVFLSTDDIFTMLTGETAQTLAEGMVVPISIKSIRDDHIEGKLDCGVDALVGESEMTDRYDIPVRAIYSLHQTVPAKVMFLNRKTFTCNVSLREEQVSRPSRPAADRAHAGEWDYRQEEQDREALEAKTQDGGRTMRVIKHPLFRPFNSTQAVEFLGSQSRGDVVIRPSSKGPDHLAVTWKVADGIFQHIDVLELDKENEFSVGRTLKVGGRFTYSDLDDLIFNHVKAMAKKVDEMMLHEKYQEGSKDSTYQWLETYTKANPRRSAYAFCIDPKHAGYFFLCFKAGEHAQVHSWPVKVIPQGYELQRNPYPDMRALCNGFKLLFTNMQSGKRR comes from the exons ATGAGCGCCCGAGATTTCGTGGAGGGGGAGGCcatgctggacgaggaggagaatgaggaagagcttgttGACGACTACGGTGACGGCGAGGAACGCCTCGAGACCGGTGGCAATCACTACGATTCtagcgaggaagatgaagatgaagacgatgatgaagatgcagtCCGCGCT GTCCGAGAAGGGttcatcgtcgacgaagacgaagaagaagaggagcgcgCCGAACGCCggcgagagagaaggaagcgaagacgcgaagaacgagaacgCGAGGATGAACatcttgacgaggaagacttGGAACTGATTGGCGAGCTGAATCCAGGGCTCCAGTAtgcggctgcagcagac TCAAAATTCAAGCGCCTAAAACGCGGTCACAAGGATCGAGATTCGCGGCAACCATCTCAGGCTATTAATGACTTTTTCAATtctgacgaggaagatgagccTGCACCAGACTACGGCAGGCACCGAAGGCACCCCGGCGACGAGATGGATGATTTCATCGAAGAAGATGTATTCTCGGATGATGAATTACAAAGGGAACgggaagatctggaggtAGCCCGTCCTAGAAAGACGATCGGCTTTGGAGCCACAGACACCACTGGCCTCGACGAGAATGCGCTTGAAGACATGCGCGCCGCTTTTGGAGATGGAAACGAATACGATTTTGCTCTTGctatggaggaggaagaggagcagcaggaggaagacgTGGAAAAGCACTTGGATCTGAAGGACGTCTTTGAGCCGTCGCAGCTCGCCGAGAAGATGTTGACCGAAGAGGACAACCAAATACGTCTTATAGACGAGCCTGAACGGCATCAAATCGCCCGCAAGCCCTACCGCAATGTTGTCTTGAGCGAAGATCAATTCCGTGAAGAAGCCGCTTGGATTGCGAACCTCATGCTTCTAAAGAAACGGCTTGAGCCAGAGCTGCGTGAACCTTTCCAGCGGTCAGTGGCCAAGGTTCTAGAGTTCCTCGTCACTGATGACTGGGAGGTGCCGTTCATCTTCCAGCACCGAAAGGACTACATGATTCACACAGTCAAGGTACCCGTGAACGGGGCTTCAGCAGATGACTCGAGCTCGCAGTACACTATCAAAGCGGAGAAGTTGCTGAACATGACTGATTTGTGGGACATATTTGATTATGACCTCAAGTTCAAAGCCCTGGTGGAGAAACGCAACACTATCCAAAAGACTTATGATAACATACGGTCGGTTTTCTCTGTCGAGGACCCTATTGTGGAGGAAATGTTACCCATAGCCACTACTATGGAAGAGCTGCAAGATATCCAAGACTACCTTCACTTCCAGTATGCCTCGCAGATAAGGGATTTGACGCTTACAAACGGTGATACCAACGGAGAAGTCCAAAGGCGGAAGGCCCTCACAAGAAACTTCTTTGAGCGTGTTCGCAATAGCAAGGCTTATGGTCTTGTGCGTGCATTTGGAATTACAGCAGATGCATTCGCGCAAAACGCTCTTAAAGAGGGCCGTCGTCAGTACACGGAAGATGCATCGGAGCGCCCGGAGGATATGGCGGATGGGCTCGTTGATAACGACTTCAACAACTCATCTCAAGTACTCAAGGCAGCTAAGGGTATGTTTGCAGAGGAAATTGTGATGAGTCCCAAAATGCGCAAAGTCATCCGCCAGGCATATTACATGAACGGCGCGGTAGATTGTTTCCGCACTGAGAAGGGCTTGCGGCGCATTGATGAGCAACACCCGTACTACGAATTCAAGTACCTTCGAGACCAGCAACTCAGCGATATCGCCCGCAGCCCTGAGCTATTTCTCCGCATGCtgaaggcagaagaagaaggccttaTTGAGGTTAAAGTGCGCTTTGAGAACTTCGAGAATTTTCGCAAGCGCTTATACCCTAATATTGAGTCTGACAACTACAGTGAGCTCGCCGACTCCTGGAATCGCCTGCGTCGAGAAGCTGTCGATCTGGCTCTGGGGAAGCTAGAGCGCGTGATCAACCGCAGCGTCAAGGAGAACATCCGCCAAGAATGTGAGAACCACGTTGCCAAAGAGTGTCGGGAAGCGTTCTCTCAGCGCTTGGACCAAGCTCCGTATAAGCCAAAGGGTATGATTCTGGGTACGGTCCCTCGCGTCTTGGCATTGTCTACAGGTACTGGTATTATCGGCCGGGCACCAATTCACTGGGCTTAcgttgaggaggatgggCGGGTCCTTGAAAACGGGAAGTTCACCGACTTGTCTCTTGGGGACAAAGATCGCGGTATCGCCGACGGCAAAGACTTGGAAGCCTTGGTTGAGCTTGTTAACCGGCGTCGTCCTGATGTCATTGGGGTGTCCGGCATGTCCCCTGAAACTCGGCGACTTTACAAGCTATTGACTGAAATCGTTGATGCGAAAGACCTGCGGGGCGCTCTCTACACTGATGACCGTGATGAGGAGGTCAGTGACCGGCTGGAAGTAGTGATCGTTAACGATGAAGTGGCGCGACTCTATCAAAACAGTGATCGGGCTAAGAAAGACCACCCCAGCTTCGCTCCCCTCACTCATTATTGTGTAGGACTTGCCAAGTATCTGCAGAGCCCTCTAAAGGAGTATGCTTCGCTGGGTCGAGACATTGTGTCCATTCAGTTCAAGCCTGGGCAGCAGCTGGTGGCGCAGGAGCTACTGCTGAAGCAGCTTGAAACCGCGCTGGTCGACATGGTCAACCTGGTTGGAGTCGATATCAACGAAGCTGTGTCAGACCCGGCTACTGCCAACCTTCTCCCATACGTATGCGGCCTGGGCCCACGCAAAGCAGCACACCTCTTAAAGATAGTGAACATGACTGGAGGTGTGGTTAACAGCCGGTTTTCTCtgcttggagttggggtACAGTACCCTGCCATGGGAGTAAAAGTATGGAACAACTCTGCGAGTTTTCTGTATATCGACTACGAAAGCGCGGACGCAGACTCGGATCCCCTCGACAACACTCGAGTGCATCCGGAAGACTACGATATCGCTCGCAAGATGGCAGCGGACGCGTTGGAgttggacgaagaggatataaaGGCAGAAACAGACGAGAACGGGCCCGGTGCAATTGTCCGCAAGCTCTTCCGGGAAGATGCTCAGGATCGTGTAAATGATCTGATCCTTGAAGAATACGCGGaacagttggagaagaacctcAACCAGCGAAAGCGGGCCACGCTCGAAACCATCCGCGCGGAACTCCAGCAGCCTTACGAAGAGCTACGAAAACACTTTGTCTTCCTTAGCACAGACGACATCTTCACCATGCTCACCGGTGAGACAGCACAGACATTGGCGGAGGGCATGGTGGTACCGATCTCTATCAAGAGCATCAGGGACGACCACATTGAAGGCAAGCTGGACTGCGGTGTCGACGCACTTGTTGGAGAATCGGAGATGACTGATCGTTACGACATCCCCGTAAGAGCAATTTACTCCCTACACCAAACAGTACCGGCCAAGGTGATGTTCCTGAACCGCAAGACCTTTACGTGTAACGTGTCGCTGCGGGAAGAACAAGTCAGCCGGCCGTCCAGGCCCGCCGCTGACCGAGCACACGCGGGAGAATGGGATTACCGTCAGGAAGAACAGGATCGAGAGGCGTTAGAGGCCAAGACACAGGACGGCGGGCGTACGATGCGTGTCATCAAACATCCATTATTCCGTCCGTTCAACTCCACGCAGGCAGTGGAGTTCCTCGGGTCTCAGAGTCGCGGCGACGTGGTTATCCGACCGTCTTCAAAGGGACCCGACCACTTGGCCGTCACCTGGAAGGTGGCAGACGGCATCTTCCAGCATATTGATGTGCTAGAGCTGGACAAGGAGAATGAGTTCTCCGTCGGGCGTACACTCAAGGTTGGGGGTCGATTTACGTACAGTgatctggatgatctgaTCTTCAACCACGTCAAAGCTATGGCCAAGAAGGTGgatgagatgatgctgcATGAGAAATACCAGGAGGGCAGCAAAGATTCGACCT ACCAGTGGCTGGAGACCTATACTAAGGCTAACCCGCGCCGGTCGGCGTACGCCTTCTGCATAGACCCCAAGCATGCCGGGtacttcttcctttgcttcaAGGCCGGAGAGCACGCGCAGGTGCATAGCTGGCCGGTCAAGGTGATTCCCCAAGGGTACGAGCTGCAGCGCAATCCTTATCCAGACATGCGGGCATTGTGCAATGGATTCAAGCTGTTGTTCACTAACATGCAAAGCGGGAAACGACGCTGA
- the ste7 gene encoding protein ste7 (transcript_id=CADANIAT00009617), whose amino-acid sequence MADQFKARTLKRKNVKGLALNAAPKSTSTLSNGDSQVPGAAGNGESNRTDTLEIGLEFRLDLRSEDLITLKELGAGNGGTVSKVMHASTKVVMARKIIRVDAKENVRKQILRELQVGHDCNSPNIVTFYGAFQNEARDIVLCMEYMDCGSLDRISKDFGPIRVDVLGKITESILAGLVYLYEAHRIMHRDIKPSNVLVNSRGNIKLCDFGVATETVNSIADTFVGTSTYMAPERIQGGAYTVRSDVWSVGLTVMELAVGRFPFDTTDSAAGDRASAGPMGILDLLQQIVHEPAPKLPRSDAFPPVLHEFVAKCLLKKSEERPTPLELYEKDAFLAAAKRTPVDLQEWAISMMERHNRKSYLAPPAPKSLKETRESPSPAQAPSPVQKHGTSRPSRGTTGEIPLNVARDSSSHQRQHAPQSQSHFSSNPSHYSSNSSHYSSRSSRSSPPISLEHLSLESKQDEHRPTRRPSRTPLGDSSSSLDQSLRPSIGSRSASSHNTNSRMPLQSTALPFRVAPTPGGYPTPNSTSWQRRGDHMGAL is encoded by the exons atgGCCGATCAATTCAAAGCGCGAACCTTGAAGCGTAAAAACGTCAAGGGTCTTGCCCTGAACGCAGCTCCGAAGTCTACGTCGACTTTGTCTAATGGCGATTCTCAGGTTCCCGGCGCCGCTGGCAACGGCGAAAGCAACCGCACTGATACCCTGGAGATTGGTTTGGAGTTCAGGTTGGATTTGCGCAGCGAGGACCTGATTACCCTGAAAGAACTCGGTGCCGGAAATGGAGGGACGGTCTCTAAAGTCATGCATGCTTCGACCAAGGTCGTCATGGCTCGGAAG ATTATTAGGGTCGACGCAAAAGAAAACGTCAGGAAGCAGATTCTGCGGGAGCTTCAGGTGGGTCACGATTGCAACTCTCCAAACATAGTGACCTTCTATGGAGCGTTTCAAAACGAAGCAAGAGATATTGTGTTGTGCATGGAATATATGGATTGTGG TTCACTTGATCGGATTTCCAAAGACTTCGGGCCCATCCGTGTGGATGTTTTGGGAAAAATCACAGAGTCGATTCTGGCGGGCCTTGTCTATCTTTATGAAGCCCATCGTATCATGCATCGCGATATAAAACCATCCAATGTCCTTGTGAACTCTCGAGGCAACATCAAGCTGTGCGACTTTGGAGTCGCAACTGAAACAGTCAACTCTATTGCGGACACGTTTGTTGGCACTTCAACTTACATGGCCCCCGAACGTATTCAAGGCGGTGCCTATACTGTTCGCTCGGATGTTTGGAGTGTAGGTTTGACAGTCATGGAATTGGCTGTCGGCAGGTTTCCTTTCGATACGACAGATTCCGCTGCTGGAGACCGAGCCAGCGCGGGACCCATGGGTAttctggatcttctccagcagattGTCCACGAACCCGCTCCCAAACTGCCAAGGAGTGACGCCTTCCCGCCGGTTCTGCATGAGTTTGTCGCAAAATGTCTACTCAAAAAATCTGAGGAACGACCGACGCCCCTTGAGCTATAT GAGAAGGACGCATTCCTTGCTGCCGCCAAACGGACCCCAGTCGACCTCCAAGAGTGGGCTATCAGCATGATGGAGCGACATAACCGGAAGTCTTACTTAGCACCCCCAGCGCCGAAATCACTCAAGGAGACAAGAGAGTCTCCATCGCCTGCCCAAGCCCCATCGCCCGTCCAAAAACACGGTACCAGCAGGCCATCCCGCGGCACAACCGGGGAAATTCCTCTCAATGTAGCTCGCGACAGCTCCTCGCATCAACGGCAACATGCACCCCAGAGCCAATCGCACTTTTCTTCGAATCCGTCGCATTATTCTTCGAACTCATCTCATTACTCTTCGCGTTCGTCCCGCTCCTCACCACCAATCTCATTGGAGCACCTCTCTCTTGAGTCCAAACAAGATGAGCACCGACCTACTCGTCGTCCCTCCCGAACCCCCCTAGGCGACTCGAGCTCTAGCTTAGATCAGTCCCTACGACCTTCTATAGGCTCTCGTTCAGCTAGCTCGCATAACACCAACTCGCGAATGCCGCTACAGAGCACGGCCCTGCCTTTCCGTGTTGCACCTACGCCTGGTGGATATCCCACCCCCAACTCAACATCCTGGCAGCGGCGCGGCGACCATATGGGGGCCCTCTAA